A window of Loxodonta africana isolate mLoxAfr1 chromosome 3, mLoxAfr1.hap2, whole genome shotgun sequence genomic DNA:
CCTCCTCTCCAAAATAAAATCCACCGATATTTTTATTGGAATCACATTAAGTTAATACATTGATTTGGGGATTATTGACACCTTGACAGTGTTGTGTTTTATTATCCCAAAACtttatttgtatgtgtgtttcAATTCTTAGGCACCTCAGGAAAGTTTCACAATTTTAGTGATATAAATTGCACAATTTAAGATCATTGGTGTTATAGTGAAAGGGATAATTTTGTGTTGCATTTTCTATTGTAAATATGTTTTGTCTCTATTTGTGACTGTATGCTTAATGATATTCTACTGGTTTTAATAGTTCTTCAGGTGATTTTGCTAGGTCTGACAATTAGACAATCATTTCCCTTCAAATAAtacaaacaataataataactgagaactaatatttattgagggcttactacatcccaggcactgttctaggtgctttaTGTGGATTAAGTCTTGTATTCCTCACAACAATGCTGTGTGCCTGTTTTACATATTAGGAAACAGTCACAGGAGACTGAACATGCCTGAGATTACAAAGCCAGTAAGTAGTGATGCTAAGATTTGAAACTATGTAGTCCGGTTTTAAAGCTTACACTTTAAACCACTGTACAATGTGGCCTCTCTAATGATGATGACTTCTGTCTCCTTTCCATTATTTATATCTcttattttagtttctttgtcTCGCGAAGTAATTCCAAATATATTTCTGACATTTATTAcagtatatgctttttttttctttttccccctcctCTCCAGGCCTTGGACTTGCCTTCAACTTGAATCCAGCTCTAACCATGATTGGCAAGTATTTCTACAAGAGACGACCACTGGCAAATGGACTGGCCATGGCAGGCAGCCCTGTGTTCCTGTCTACCCTGGCCCCCCTCAACCAGGCTTTCTTTGGTATCTTTGGCTGGAGAGGAAGCTTCCTAATTCTTGGGGGCCTCCTTCTAAACTGCTGTGTAGCTGGATCCCTGATGCGGCCAATAGGGCCCAAGCCAACCAAGGAAAGGAAAGATAGGTCTAAAGAACCCCTTCAGGACACCGGGAAATCTGGTGAAAAAAAAGATGTAGGTGATGCACATACAGATCTTATTGGCGGAAACCCCAAAAAGGAGAAACAATCAGTTTTCCAAACAATTAACAAATTCCTAGACTTATCCCTTTTTACCCACAGAGGCTTTTTGTTGTACCTCTCTGGTAATGTCCTTATGTTTTTTGGGCTATTTACACCTTTAGTCTTCCTCAGTAATTATGGTAAGAGTCAGCATTACTCTAGTGAGAAGTCTGCTTTCCTCCTTTCTATTCTGGCCTTTGTTGACATGGTTGCCAGACCTTCCATGGGACTTGTAGCCAATACAAGGTGGATAAGACCTCGTGTTCAGTATTTCTTTGCAGCTTCTGTTGTTGCAAATGGTGTGTGTCATTTGCTAGCACCTTTATCCACCAGCTATATTGGGTTCTGTATCTATGCGGGATTCTTTGGATTTGCATTTGGGTGGCTCAGCTCAGTATTGTTTGAAACACTCATGGACCTCGTTGGACCCCAGAGGTTCTCCAGCGCTGTGGGATTGGTGACCATTGTGGAATGCTGTCCTGTCCTCCTGGGACCACCACTTTTAGGTACAGTATGTCCTCTACCTCTCTGGTTCTGTTATCGTATAACAGGTGTACAGGATTGGGAAGGTGATAGAAAGCAGAGATTAGTAAGCTGCTTGATGGCAGAGCAAGTCTCTCGCTTCTGTACCCTTGGTGCTGGCACAGTGCTTGGTACAGCATAACTGCTCAGATACTTGCAGAATTGGATTCAGTTGAACCATCAAGTGAAAGGGGAATCAAATACTACAAAATtctggttttttaaaataatttttcctctTCATAAAATTAATATGCTTATTATTGAAAATGTGTAAAATACAACTCTACCTTTAAAGCAGTGATGgtgatttcattttattgatgGAGTTTATCTTAATAGTAATAGTTAAAACGATAATAACAATAGCTACTCTGTGAAGCTCACAGTGTACCAAGGACTGtcctgttgttgctgctgttgttaagtgccctcaaGCTGAAtttcacgtgacagagtagaacggcaccatagggttttctaggctggtggcacaatggttaagtgcttggctatcaACCAAcggtcggtggttcaaattcactggTGGCTTCTACAGAAAAAAACACCTGGcagtcttctcccataaagattacagcctaggaaaccccatggggcagttctgctctgtcatgtagggtcacatgagtcaaaatcaacttgaaggcacataacaacaatctttatgggagcagttcagcagatctttctcttgcagagaggttggatgggttcaaactgccagccttttttggttagcagccaagcacttacccaaGATACTTTCCAGCACACTTGCACTACCAGGCTCTCTTAGGACTGTCCTAGCCATTTATATATCCTTTCATATCTCATGAGTTTATAAGGTTGTTATAATCCCCACTTTATAAATGAATACACAGAGGCTTCTAAAGGTGAAATAATGTGACCAAGATCACGCAGCTAGTAAGTGAGCATAAAATTTGGGGACTATTCCCTAAGGTTACTAAGTACTTCACATTTTaaattaaatccaccaggcgctccttggaaactctatggggcagttctactctgtcttgagTAGAACTTGCAATGGGTTGTGGACATGACTCAGACTTTTGAAATTATGATTTGGGGGATGAGTGAggacacaaaagaaagaagaccaaCACTGTCTCTTGATAATACCGTCTTCCTCCCTTTCAATACCCAGTGAGTTGCCAAGTCTTGTCAGTTTTCACCTCTTATATCTGGGCTGCTCCAGTAACCTCCTAACTAGTCTATCCATATCCACTCAAAGTGGCCTACAGTCTGATTTCTACTATGCCAGCAAAATTATCTTTGCAAATGCAAACCTGATATTCCAGCTGATTAGAAGTC
This region includes:
- the SLC16A1 gene encoding monocarboxylate transporter 1, with protein sequence MPPAIGGPVGYTPPDGGWGWAVVVGAFISIGFSYAFPKSITVFFKEIEGIFNATTSEVSWISSIMLAVMYGGGPISSILVNKYGSRPIMIAGGCLSGCGLIAASFCNSVQELYLCIGVIGGLGLAFNLNPALTMIGKYFYKRRPLANGLAMAGSPVFLSTLAPLNQAFFGIFGWRGSFLILGGLLLNCCVAGSLMRPIGPKPTKERKDRSKEPLQDTGKSGEKKDVGDAHTDLIGGNPKKEKQSVFQTINKFLDLSLFTHRGFLLYLSGNVLMFFGLFTPLVFLSNYGKSQHYSSEKSAFLLSILAFVDMVARPSMGLVANTRWIRPRVQYFFAASVVANGVCHLLAPLSTSYIGFCIYAGFFGFAFGWLSSVLFETLMDLVGPQRFSSAVGLVTIVECCPVLLGPPLLGRLNDLYGDYKYTYWACGIVLIVAGIYLFIGMGINYQLLAKEQKAEQKQKKESKEEETSVAVAEKPKEAFKAAESLEQKGTEGSPKEEESPV